The Pseudophryne corroboree isolate aPseCor3 chromosome 2, aPseCor3.hap2, whole genome shotgun sequence genome has a segment encoding these proteins:
- the RELT gene encoding tumor necrosis factor receptor superfamily member 19L isoform X1 yields the protein MQNVHGVLLSCLFALQVWEGICQECGKGEYLDSSGQCVPCVRCPAGQEPDGFCGFGTGSGVRCRGCAPGTFSSRLDMSVCILHIQCDKRNRVQRSAGTARTDAVCGDCRTGYFSLVSNSVSTCMACWLAAPDTVGCEGQRTLRNRSPRTLEAEGKPDPKSTLNSTRKGTREDSRTEYAVLAIVPVFCMMGLSGIFLCNLLKKKGYHCTAQKEQDAEAAPEKDGIIPPDMLEENGNEDTIGVLVRLITEKKENAVALEELLKDYQNKQISTIGNKSPQSRLHLLPQMPNLCKHQHHLHTVQGTASRSGTCCSRCSQKKWPGEFASPQPEPVPAAAAKAGRPGAKAARAGEITILSVGRFRVARIPEQKPNPLEVKAASDLAVGNVCCLPQNEDSEQRVLLSNTVRAKNRSLEDTSKLEDVI from the exons ATGCAGAACGTGCACGGTGTACTCCTTTCCTGTCTGTTTGCA CTTCAGGTCTGGGAAGGAATCTGCCAGGAGTGTGGTAAAGGGGAGTACCTGGACAGTAGCGGGCAGTGTGTACCCTGCGTGAGATGCCCTGCAGGACAGGAGCCAGATGGG TTCTGTGGCTTCGGGACGGGCTCCGGTGTTCGCTGCCGCGGCTGTGCGCCAGGCACATTTTCCAGTCGCCTGGACATGTCTGTCTGCATACTGCACATCCAGTGTGACAAGCGCAATAGGGTCCAGCGGAGTGCCGGCACTGCCAGAACGGACGCCGTGTGTGGTGACTGCCGGACGGG GTATTTCTCTCTGGTGTCCAATAGCGTCAGCACCTGCATGGCGTGCTGGCTGGCTGCCCCTGATACGGTGGGCTGTGAAG GTCAGAGGACGCTGAGAAATCGCTCTCCGCGGACCCTGGAGGCTGAGGGTAAGCCGGACCCCAAGTCCACCCTGAACAGCACCCGTAAGGGGACGCGGGAGGACTCCCGGACGGAATACGCCGTCCTGGCCATAGTGCCCGTGTTCTGCATGATGGGCCTGTCCGGCATCTTCCTGTGTAACCTGCTGAAGAAGAAAGGGTATCACTGCACCGCGCAGAAGGAGCAGGATGCGGAGGCTGCCCCAGAGAAGGACG GTATTATCCCTCCCGACATGTTGGAGGAGAATGGAAATGAAGACACCATTGGGGTCCTTGTGCGTCTCATCACGGAGAAGAAAG AAAATGCTGTTGCTCTGGAAGAATTACTGAAGGATTATCAGAACAAGCAGATCTCCACGATAGGAAACAAGTCGCCCCAAAG CAGGCTGCACCTCCTCCCCCAAATGCCAAACCTCTGCAAACACCAGCATCACCTGCACACCGTCCAGGGTACAGCCTCCCGCTCCGGAACGTGTTGCTCTCGTTGCAGCCAGAAGAAGTGGCCAGGGGAATTTGCATCTCCGCAGCCTGAACCGGTTCCTGCTGCCGCTGCCAAAGCCGGTAGACCTGGGGCCAAAGCTGCCAGGGCTGGAGAGATCACCATCCTCTCTGTGGGCAG GTTCCGGGTAGCCCGAATACCAGAACAAAAGCCGAACCCCCTAGAGGTGAAAGCCGCTTCTGACCTCGCCGTTGGAAACGTCTGCTGTCTTCCTCAGAATGAGGATTCCGAGCAACGCGTTCTGCTGTCCAACACCGTGAGAGCCAAGAATCGCAGTCTAGAAGATACCAGCAAGTTGGAG gaTGTTATCTGA
- the RELT gene encoding tumor necrosis factor receptor superfamily member 19L isoform X2 translates to MQNVHGVLLSCLFALQVWEGICQECGKGEYLDSSGQCVPCVRCPAGQEPDGFCGFGTGSGVRCRGCAPGTFSSRLDMSVCILHIQCDKRNRVQRSAGTARTDAVCGDCRTGYFSLVSNSVSTCMACWLAAPDTVGCEGQRTLRNRSPRTLEAEGKPDPKSTLNSTRKGTREDSRTEYAVLAIVPVFCMMGLSGIFLCNLLKKKGYHCTAQKEQDAEAAPEKDGIIPPDMLEENGNEDTIGVLVRLITEKKENAVALEELLKDYQNKQISTIGNKSPQRLHLLPQMPNLCKHQHHLHTVQGTASRSGTCCSRCSQKKWPGEFASPQPEPVPAAAAKAGRPGAKAARAGEITILSVGRFRVARIPEQKPNPLEVKAASDLAVGNVCCLPQNEDSEQRVLLSNTVRAKNRSLEDTSKLEDVI, encoded by the exons ATGCAGAACGTGCACGGTGTACTCCTTTCCTGTCTGTTTGCA CTTCAGGTCTGGGAAGGAATCTGCCAGGAGTGTGGTAAAGGGGAGTACCTGGACAGTAGCGGGCAGTGTGTACCCTGCGTGAGATGCCCTGCAGGACAGGAGCCAGATGGG TTCTGTGGCTTCGGGACGGGCTCCGGTGTTCGCTGCCGCGGCTGTGCGCCAGGCACATTTTCCAGTCGCCTGGACATGTCTGTCTGCATACTGCACATCCAGTGTGACAAGCGCAATAGGGTCCAGCGGAGTGCCGGCACTGCCAGAACGGACGCCGTGTGTGGTGACTGCCGGACGGG GTATTTCTCTCTGGTGTCCAATAGCGTCAGCACCTGCATGGCGTGCTGGCTGGCTGCCCCTGATACGGTGGGCTGTGAAG GTCAGAGGACGCTGAGAAATCGCTCTCCGCGGACCCTGGAGGCTGAGGGTAAGCCGGACCCCAAGTCCACCCTGAACAGCACCCGTAAGGGGACGCGGGAGGACTCCCGGACGGAATACGCCGTCCTGGCCATAGTGCCCGTGTTCTGCATGATGGGCCTGTCCGGCATCTTCCTGTGTAACCTGCTGAAGAAGAAAGGGTATCACTGCACCGCGCAGAAGGAGCAGGATGCGGAGGCTGCCCCAGAGAAGGACG GTATTATCCCTCCCGACATGTTGGAGGAGAATGGAAATGAAGACACCATTGGGGTCCTTGTGCGTCTCATCACGGAGAAGAAAG AAAATGCTGTTGCTCTGGAAGAATTACTGAAGGATTATCAGAACAAGCAGATCTCCACGATAGGAAACAAGTCGCCCCAAAG GCTGCACCTCCTCCCCCAAATGCCAAACCTCTGCAAACACCAGCATCACCTGCACACCGTCCAGGGTACAGCCTCCCGCTCCGGAACGTGTTGCTCTCGTTGCAGCCAGAAGAAGTGGCCAGGGGAATTTGCATCTCCGCAGCCTGAACCGGTTCCTGCTGCCGCTGCCAAAGCCGGTAGACCTGGGGCCAAAGCTGCCAGGGCTGGAGAGATCACCATCCTCTCTGTGGGCAG GTTCCGGGTAGCCCGAATACCAGAACAAAAGCCGAACCCCCTAGAGGTGAAAGCCGCTTCTGACCTCGCCGTTGGAAACGTCTGCTGTCTTCCTCAGAATGAGGATTCCGAGCAACGCGTTCTGCTGTCCAACACCGTGAGAGCCAAGAATCGCAGTCTAGAAGATACCAGCAAGTTGGAG gaTGTTATCTGA